A single Anopheles funestus chromosome 2RL, idAnoFuneDA-416_04, whole genome shotgun sequence DNA region contains:
- the LOC125766319 gene encoding uncharacterized protein LOC125766319 isoform X1 produces the protein MFSSMPPSATGGSGTDVKKGPTNWFWSLRRQPKPKKTILEPDKPLQKSCVDLPSATTNGGTTLFGSNRLDEVVSTSSSSIERPTAGCTCEYVQVFEPPETAGSISTTATITTTVSRHQNDALLESASSDSNLALSSLTSPIEGAAAGVQPFATNSLRRRKEQVVYGAKTVTTVTKTTVLNRQRTYRVGLIFSDNGELLNSNLDLRQLVEESKRNFLNALGNAGGVENSPVIPPPPRLPSDPTEEPNNNDQQRSKESDELQQFSILNDSNFDFIDDSADLFNRNYPHQPPASSTVAEPRPALLVSPAATLPITKVLRMCNNCKNKSNLVYQRSCSQPNRKQINDELNEVESEMKSHESKEENKHSNKDKQMALGRKKFNMDPKKGIEFLYENQLLRTDPQDVAQFLYKGEGLNKTAIGDYLGEKNDFNEQVLKAFVELHDFTNLILVQALRQFLWSFRLPGEAQKIDRMMECFAQRYCQLNPDIFTNTDTCYVLSFAIIMLNTSLHNPSVKEKPTVEQFISMNRGINNGGDLPRELLESLYESIRAEPFKIPQDDGNDLMHTFFNPDKEGWLWKQGGRYKSWKRRWFILNDNCLYYFEYTTDKEPRGIIPLENIAVREVTDRSKPHCFELHASGGADIIKACKTDSEGKVVEGKHTVYRMSAATEEEQQEWINRLNQSISHNPFHDILVQRKKKALAKNTFATFLEWFSCGLFCAKRKTLQRQRTIVNEYHLMPL, from the exons ATGTTCTCCTCGATGCCACCGAGCGCTACCGGCGGTAGCGGAACCGACGTAAAGAAGGGTCCCACCAATTGGTTTTGGTCGCTTCGGCGTCAACCGAAGCCGAAAAAAACCATCCTCGAGCCGGACAAACCGTTACAGAAGAGCTGTGTCGATTTACCGTCCGCCACAACGAACGGTGGCACGACACTGTTTGGAAGCAATCGGCTAGATGAGGTAGTGTCCACCAGCAGTTCCTCCATCGAGCGTCCAACGGCCGGTTGTACATGCGAGTATGTCCAAGTGTTCGAACCACCGGAAACGGCTGGTAGCATCTCAACGACCGCTACCATTACGACGACCGTGTCTCGACATCAGAACGATGCGCTGCTGGAATCTGCCTCATCCGATAGCAATCTTGCCTTAAGTTCCTTAACTTCCCCGATAGAGGGCGCTGCCGCCGGTGTACAACCATTCGCAACGAATAGTTTGCGGCGCCGGAAGGAACAAGTCGTGTACGGTGCGAAAACGGTGACGACAGTCACGAAAACGACCGTACTGAACCGTCAGCGTACGTACCGTGTGGGACTGATATTCAGTGACAATGGGGAGCTGCTGAATAGTAACCTTGACCTGCGGCAGTTGGTCGAGGAAAGTAAGCGTAACTTCCTGAACGCTCTTGGGAATGCTGGTGGGGTGGAAAACTCTCCCGTtattccaccaccacctcgATTACCGTCGGATCCGACCGAGGAACCGAATAACAATGACCAACAGCGGTCGAAAGAGTCGGATGAGCTGCAGCAGTTCAGCATACTGAACGATAGTAATTTCGACTTCATTGACGATAGTGCCGATCTGTTCAATCGTAACTATCCGCATCAGCCTCCAGCGTCGTCCACCGTAGCAGAACCAAGACCGGCACTGTTGGTATCACCGGCTGCGACGCTTCCCATTACCAAAGTGTTACGGATGTGTAACAACTGTAAAAACAAGAGTAATCTAGTCTACCAAAGGAGCTGTTCGCAGCCCAATCGTAAG CAAATCAACGATGAGCTGAACGAGGTCGAATCGGAGATGAAATCCCACGAAAGCAAGGAGGAGAACAAACATTCCAACAAAGACAAACAGATGGCGCTCGGGCGGAAAAAGTTCAACATGGATCCAAAGAAAG GAATAGAATTTTTATATGAAAACCAGCTACTAAGGACAGATCCCCAGGATGTGGCGCAGTTCCTGTACAAAGGAGAAGGTCTCAACAAAACGGCAATCG GTGATTATTTGGGCGAAAAGAATGACTTCAATGAGCAAGTGCTGAAGGCCTTTGTAGAATTACATGATTTTACGAATCTTATACTGGTGCAAGCTTTAAG ACAATTCCTCTGGTCATTCAGATTGCCCGGCGAGGCGCAAAAGATCGATCGCATGATGGAATGCTTCGCCCAGCGGTACTGTCAGCTCAATCCAGACATCTTCACCAACACGGACACGTGCTACGTGTTGAGCTTTGCCATCATTATGCTTAATACATCGCTCCACAACCCATCG GTGAAGGAGAAGCCTACAGTTGAACAGTTCATATCGATGAACCGTGGTATCAACAATGGGGGCGATTTACCGCGTGAACTATTGGAG TCGCTGTATGAGTCGATACGAGCTGAACCGTTTAAAATACCTCAGGACGATGGTAATGATCTGATGCATACCTTCTTCAATCCGGACAAAGAAGGATGGCTATGGAAGCAAGGTGGAAG ATATAAATCGTGGAAGCGAAGATGGTTTATCCTGAACGATAACTGTCTCTACTACTTCGAGTACACCACCGACAAGGAACCGAGAGGGATCATTCCACTGGAAAACATTGCG GTGCGTGAGGTAACGGACCGTAGTAAACCGCACTGCTTCGAGCTGCACGCCAGTGGTGGCGCGGACATTATCAAGGCATGCAAAACTGACAGTGAGGGCAAGGTGGTAGAAGGTAAGCACACCGTCTACCGGATGTCTGCCGCAACCGAGGAGGAACAGCAGGAGTGGATCAACCGCCTAAACCAGTCGATCAGCCACAATCCGTTCCACGACATTCTAGtacaaaggaaaaagaaagccCTGGCAAAAA ACACGTTCGCTACATTTCTCGAGTGGTTCAGTTGCGGGTTGTTCTGTGCCAAACGTAAAACGCTCCAACGTCAGCGTACAATCGTCAACGAATATCATCTGATGCCGCTCTAG
- the LOC125766319 gene encoding cytohesin-1 isoform X2, producing the protein MFSSMPPSATGGSGTDVKKGPTNWFWSLRRQPKPKKTILEPDKPLQKSCVDLPSATTNGGTTLFGSNRLDEVVSTSSSSIERPTAGCTCEYVQVFEPPETAGSISTTATITTTVSRHQNDALLESASSDSNLALSSLTSPIEGAAAGVQPFATNSLRRRKEQVVYGAKTVTTVTKTTVLNRQRTYRVGLIFSDNGELLNSNLDLRQLVEESKRNFLNALGNAGGVENSPVIPPPPRLPSDPTEEPNNNDQQRSKESDELQQFSILNDSNFDFIDDSADLFNRNYPHQPPASSTVAEPRPALLVSPAATLPITKVLRMCNNCKNKSNLVYQRSCSQPNRKQINDELNEVESEMKSHESKEENKHSNKDKQMALGRKKFNMDPKKGIEFLYENQLLRTDPQDVAQFLYKGEGLNKTAIGDYLGEKNDFNEQVLKAFVELHDFTNLILVQALRQFLWSFRLPGEAQKIDRMMECFAQRYCQLNPDIFTNTDTCYVLSFAIIMLNTSLHNPSVKEKPTVEQFISMNRGINNGGDLPRELLESLYESIRAEPFKIPQDDGNDLMHTFFNPDKEGWLWKQGGRYKSWKRRWFILNDNCLYYFEYTTDKEPRGIIPLENIAVREVTDRSKPHCFELHASGGADIIKACKTDSEGKVVEGKHTVYRMSAATEEEQQEWINRLNQSISHNPFHDILVQRKKKALAKS; encoded by the exons ATGTTCTCCTCGATGCCACCGAGCGCTACCGGCGGTAGCGGAACCGACGTAAAGAAGGGTCCCACCAATTGGTTTTGGTCGCTTCGGCGTCAACCGAAGCCGAAAAAAACCATCCTCGAGCCGGACAAACCGTTACAGAAGAGCTGTGTCGATTTACCGTCCGCCACAACGAACGGTGGCACGACACTGTTTGGAAGCAATCGGCTAGATGAGGTAGTGTCCACCAGCAGTTCCTCCATCGAGCGTCCAACGGCCGGTTGTACATGCGAGTATGTCCAAGTGTTCGAACCACCGGAAACGGCTGGTAGCATCTCAACGACCGCTACCATTACGACGACCGTGTCTCGACATCAGAACGATGCGCTGCTGGAATCTGCCTCATCCGATAGCAATCTTGCCTTAAGTTCCTTAACTTCCCCGATAGAGGGCGCTGCCGCCGGTGTACAACCATTCGCAACGAATAGTTTGCGGCGCCGGAAGGAACAAGTCGTGTACGGTGCGAAAACGGTGACGACAGTCACGAAAACGACCGTACTGAACCGTCAGCGTACGTACCGTGTGGGACTGATATTCAGTGACAATGGGGAGCTGCTGAATAGTAACCTTGACCTGCGGCAGTTGGTCGAGGAAAGTAAGCGTAACTTCCTGAACGCTCTTGGGAATGCTGGTGGGGTGGAAAACTCTCCCGTtattccaccaccacctcgATTACCGTCGGATCCGACCGAGGAACCGAATAACAATGACCAACAGCGGTCGAAAGAGTCGGATGAGCTGCAGCAGTTCAGCATACTGAACGATAGTAATTTCGACTTCATTGACGATAGTGCCGATCTGTTCAATCGTAACTATCCGCATCAGCCTCCAGCGTCGTCCACCGTAGCAGAACCAAGACCGGCACTGTTGGTATCACCGGCTGCGACGCTTCCCATTACCAAAGTGTTACGGATGTGTAACAACTGTAAAAACAAGAGTAATCTAGTCTACCAAAGGAGCTGTTCGCAGCCCAATCGTAAG CAAATCAACGATGAGCTGAACGAGGTCGAATCGGAGATGAAATCCCACGAAAGCAAGGAGGAGAACAAACATTCCAACAAAGACAAACAGATGGCGCTCGGGCGGAAAAAGTTCAACATGGATCCAAAGAAAG GAATAGAATTTTTATATGAAAACCAGCTACTAAGGACAGATCCCCAGGATGTGGCGCAGTTCCTGTACAAAGGAGAAGGTCTCAACAAAACGGCAATCG GTGATTATTTGGGCGAAAAGAATGACTTCAATGAGCAAGTGCTGAAGGCCTTTGTAGAATTACATGATTTTACGAATCTTATACTGGTGCAAGCTTTAAG ACAATTCCTCTGGTCATTCAGATTGCCCGGCGAGGCGCAAAAGATCGATCGCATGATGGAATGCTTCGCCCAGCGGTACTGTCAGCTCAATCCAGACATCTTCACCAACACGGACACGTGCTACGTGTTGAGCTTTGCCATCATTATGCTTAATACATCGCTCCACAACCCATCG GTGAAGGAGAAGCCTACAGTTGAACAGTTCATATCGATGAACCGTGGTATCAACAATGGGGGCGATTTACCGCGTGAACTATTGGAG TCGCTGTATGAGTCGATACGAGCTGAACCGTTTAAAATACCTCAGGACGATGGTAATGATCTGATGCATACCTTCTTCAATCCGGACAAAGAAGGATGGCTATGGAAGCAAGGTGGAAG ATATAAATCGTGGAAGCGAAGATGGTTTATCCTGAACGATAACTGTCTCTACTACTTCGAGTACACCACCGACAAGGAACCGAGAGGGATCATTCCACTGGAAAACATTGCG GTGCGTGAGGTAACGGACCGTAGTAAACCGCACTGCTTCGAGCTGCACGCCAGTGGTGGCGCGGACATTATCAAGGCATGCAAAACTGACAGTGAGGGCAAGGTGGTAGAAGGTAAGCACACCGTCTACCGGATGTCTGCCGCAACCGAGGAGGAACAGCAGGAGTGGATCAACCGCCTAAACCAGTCGATCAGCCACAATCCGTTCCACGACATTCTAGtacaaaggaaaaagaaagccCTGGCAAAAAGTTAG
- the LOC125766322 gene encoding protein cup-like isoform X1 — protein sequence MCVNNKAQIRYTFANKIAQKAYRLQKKEESEKGTSATSMMKFVNSDTTTMSLRHGEQYENCSELLIETDMTSLEELDPAILSCGLPAIVLNEEDLTTTMGTPTATQNPLPSSLMASCSFGVATVTAANVIRYTVAHLLALRKSPFSHRRPAAIDDPRTALFPIWSRTGFNHHQDRVRRVSGSDEDLLLGGGSGAYGRKPNDRQRDNGFNPPRFRRNHEFSNRNHHVIVKSYNASDPCGGGQSGAMRLQDTIIEEEPEWVVAGPTSRLDTIELRGFDEDMSRTVAESMKTSPPCGKQRGVFFDELLHYEHVHPKHGNKHDLSGGAGDGESVSTSNNGSPPPARSTPTKGGPDMNNNSTGHGRKLSGMATGSSSSVSGGVNVTNFEELMKFDSILGDSGESTSSRFNKYYHRGTGGGAASSGSGTGGGHHYQHHYSQQQQQQQHQQHHVRFALDRNTHHYNNTQQHRQAGSGRLSASALQHPPAGVEPFFPGTSGSAPASSSPSPGDAKSFQRLLEMLAAQNQRNYQQHQQHYLLQLLQNCQETETLRQMLLKKCSLENATAAASANFAGGQQNQRIPTQAELQQHTQSIMKQALLRKKIAEQSRYLLEQQQQIGQEPIPAVQQLIQSICPNVQRSLSALAGNGSTPHVGTDGRNEPGSVGGSLFAGGNRVQMRPLNRRY from the exons atgtgtgtgaatAATAAGGCGCAAATTCGATAcacttttgcaaataaaattgcCCAAAAAGCTTACCGactgcaaaagaaagaagaaagcgaAAAGGGAACAAGTGCAACGAGTATGATGAAATTCGTTAATTCGGACACGACGACAATGTCGTTGCGGCATGGTGAACAATATGAAAATTGTTCGGAGCTGCTTATCGAAACAG ATATGACATCGCTCGAAGAATTGGACCCAGCTATCCTGAGCTGCGGTTTGCCGGCCATCGTACTCAACGAGGAGGATTTAACAACGACGATGGGTACACCGACGGCGACGCAAAATCCGCTTCCGTCGTCCCTGATGGCTTCCTGTTCCTTCGGCGTCGCTACCGTCACCGCCGCTAACGTGATCCGCTATACGGTCGCCCATTTGCTGGCCCTCAGAAAGAGCCCGTTCTCCCATCGACGCCCGGCCGCAATCGACGATCCGCGTACGGCACTGTTTCCGATATGGAGCCGTACCGGGTTTAACCATCATCAGGACCGGGTACGCCGGGTGAGCGGTAGCGATGAGGATTTACTTCTCGGTGGCGGTAGTGGTGCTTACGGTCGCAAACCGAACGATCGTCAACGCGACAATGGCTTCAATCCGCCAAG ATTTCGACGTAATCATGAGTTTAGCAACCGGAATCATCACGTAATCGTGAAGAGCTACAATGCAAGTGACCCGTGCGGTGGTGGACAAAGCGGTGCGATGCGCCTACAGGATACGATCATCGAGGAGGAACCGGAATGGGTAGTCGCTGGTCCAACTTCCCGTCTGGACACGATCGAATTGCGTGGGTTTGATGAAGATATGAGCCGCACCGTGGCGGAATCGATGAAGACAtcaccgccctgtggaaaacAGCGCGGTGTCTTCTTCGACGAGCTGCTGCACTACGAACACGTACATCCGAAGCATGGTAATAAACATGACCTTTCGGGTGGTGCTGGTGATGGGGAGAGTGTATCCACGTCGAACAATGGTTCTCCACCGCCGGCTCGCAGTACACCGACGAAGGGTGGTCCAGACatgaacaacaacagcaccggCCATGGAAGGAAGCTATCCGGTATGGCGACAGGCTCTTCCTCTTCCGTTAGTGGTGGTGTGAATGTTACCAACTTTGAGGAACTCATGAAATTTGATTCGATCCTCGGCGATTCGGGTGAATCCACTAGTTCCCGGTTCAATAAGTACTACCATCGTGGAACCGGTGGTGGAGCTGCTTCCTCCGGGTCTGGGACTGGAGGAGGACATCATTATCAGCATCATTactcgcagcagcagcagcagcagcagcatcagcaacatcaCGTTCGTTTCGCACTCGATCGGAACACCCATCAttacaacaacacacaacagcaCCGGCAGGCCGGTTCGGGTCGTTTGTCTGCTTCGGCTCTTCAGCATCCACCTGCCGGGGTCGAACCGTTCTTCCCCGGTACCAGCGGTTCCGCGCCCGCCTCCTCCTCACCGTCCCCCGGTGACGCAAAGTCCTTCCAACGCCTGCTGGAAATGTTAGCCGCCCAAAACCAGCGCAATTATcaacagcaccagcaacaCTACTTACTGCAGTTATTGCAAAACTGTCAAGAGACGGAAACGCTTCGTCAGATGCTACTGAAGAAATGTTCCCTAGAGAATGCAACCGCAGCCGCTTCCGCTAACTTTGCAGGCGGTCAGCAAAACCAGCGCATTCCAACGCAAGCCGAATTGCAGCAGCACACGCAATCCATCATGAAGCAGGCACTGTTGCGTAAGAAGATTGCCGAACAAAGCCGCTATTTGCtggaacagcagcaacagatcGGTCAGGAACCGATACCGGCTGTACAGCAGCTTATACAGTCAATCTGCCCGAACGTACAGCGCAGTCTGTCGGCCTTGGCCGGCAATGGATCGACGCCGCATGTTGGTACGGATGGTAGAAACGAACCCGGTTCTGTAGGAGGCAGCCTGTTTGCTGGGGGAAATCGTGTCCAAATGAGACCTTTAAACAGACGCTACTAG
- the LOC125766322 gene encoding protein cup-like isoform X2, which produces MHMTSLEELDPAILSCGLPAIVLNEEDLTTTMGTPTATQNPLPSSLMASCSFGVATVTAANVIRYTVAHLLALRKSPFSHRRPAAIDDPRTALFPIWSRTGFNHHQDRVRRVSGSDEDLLLGGGSGAYGRKPNDRQRDNGFNPPRFRRNHEFSNRNHHVIVKSYNASDPCGGGQSGAMRLQDTIIEEEPEWVVAGPTSRLDTIELRGFDEDMSRTVAESMKTSPPCGKQRGVFFDELLHYEHVHPKHGNKHDLSGGAGDGESVSTSNNGSPPPARSTPTKGGPDMNNNSTGHGRKLSGMATGSSSSVSGGVNVTNFEELMKFDSILGDSGESTSSRFNKYYHRGTGGGAASSGSGTGGGHHYQHHYSQQQQQQQHQQHHVRFALDRNTHHYNNTQQHRQAGSGRLSASALQHPPAGVEPFFPGTSGSAPASSSPSPGDAKSFQRLLEMLAAQNQRNYQQHQQHYLLQLLQNCQETETLRQMLLKKCSLENATAAASANFAGGQQNQRIPTQAELQQHTQSIMKQALLRKKIAEQSRYLLEQQQQIGQEPIPAVQQLIQSICPNVQRSLSALAGNGSTPHVGTDGRNEPGSVGGSLFAGGNRVQMRPLNRRY; this is translated from the exons ATGC ATATGACATCGCTCGAAGAATTGGACCCAGCTATCCTGAGCTGCGGTTTGCCGGCCATCGTACTCAACGAGGAGGATTTAACAACGACGATGGGTACACCGACGGCGACGCAAAATCCGCTTCCGTCGTCCCTGATGGCTTCCTGTTCCTTCGGCGTCGCTACCGTCACCGCCGCTAACGTGATCCGCTATACGGTCGCCCATTTGCTGGCCCTCAGAAAGAGCCCGTTCTCCCATCGACGCCCGGCCGCAATCGACGATCCGCGTACGGCACTGTTTCCGATATGGAGCCGTACCGGGTTTAACCATCATCAGGACCGGGTACGCCGGGTGAGCGGTAGCGATGAGGATTTACTTCTCGGTGGCGGTAGTGGTGCTTACGGTCGCAAACCGAACGATCGTCAACGCGACAATGGCTTCAATCCGCCAAG ATTTCGACGTAATCATGAGTTTAGCAACCGGAATCATCACGTAATCGTGAAGAGCTACAATGCAAGTGACCCGTGCGGTGGTGGACAAAGCGGTGCGATGCGCCTACAGGATACGATCATCGAGGAGGAACCGGAATGGGTAGTCGCTGGTCCAACTTCCCGTCTGGACACGATCGAATTGCGTGGGTTTGATGAAGATATGAGCCGCACCGTGGCGGAATCGATGAAGACAtcaccgccctgtggaaaacAGCGCGGTGTCTTCTTCGACGAGCTGCTGCACTACGAACACGTACATCCGAAGCATGGTAATAAACATGACCTTTCGGGTGGTGCTGGTGATGGGGAGAGTGTATCCACGTCGAACAATGGTTCTCCACCGCCGGCTCGCAGTACACCGACGAAGGGTGGTCCAGACatgaacaacaacagcaccggCCATGGAAGGAAGCTATCCGGTATGGCGACAGGCTCTTCCTCTTCCGTTAGTGGTGGTGTGAATGTTACCAACTTTGAGGAACTCATGAAATTTGATTCGATCCTCGGCGATTCGGGTGAATCCACTAGTTCCCGGTTCAATAAGTACTACCATCGTGGAACCGGTGGTGGAGCTGCTTCCTCCGGGTCTGGGACTGGAGGAGGACATCATTATCAGCATCATTactcgcagcagcagcagcagcagcagcatcagcaacatcaCGTTCGTTTCGCACTCGATCGGAACACCCATCAttacaacaacacacaacagcaCCGGCAGGCCGGTTCGGGTCGTTTGTCTGCTTCGGCTCTTCAGCATCCACCTGCCGGGGTCGAACCGTTCTTCCCCGGTACCAGCGGTTCCGCGCCCGCCTCCTCCTCACCGTCCCCCGGTGACGCAAAGTCCTTCCAACGCCTGCTGGAAATGTTAGCCGCCCAAAACCAGCGCAATTATcaacagcaccagcaacaCTACTTACTGCAGTTATTGCAAAACTGTCAAGAGACGGAAACGCTTCGTCAGATGCTACTGAAGAAATGTTCCCTAGAGAATGCAACCGCAGCCGCTTCCGCTAACTTTGCAGGCGGTCAGCAAAACCAGCGCATTCCAACGCAAGCCGAATTGCAGCAGCACACGCAATCCATCATGAAGCAGGCACTGTTGCGTAAGAAGATTGCCGAACAAAGCCGCTATTTGCtggaacagcagcaacagatcGGTCAGGAACCGATACCGGCTGTACAGCAGCTTATACAGTCAATCTGCCCGAACGTACAGCGCAGTCTGTCGGCCTTGGCCGGCAATGGATCGACGCCGCATGTTGGTACGGATGGTAGAAACGAACCCGGTTCTGTAGGAGGCAGCCTGTTTGCTGGGGGAAATCGTGTCCAAATGAGACCTTTAAACAGACGCTACTAG
- the LOC125774944 gene encoding uncharacterized protein LOC125774944, translating into MYRQVILHPDDRKLVRLFFRFSPHSPIELYELNTVTYGLSPSSFLATRTLLQLAEDEGADYPLATPALKHNFYVDDFIGGANSVDEARKLRQQLSELLSKGGFELRKWTSNCLDVLTGLPVEHIGTQSSLQFAPNETVKALGIAWKPELDVLCFESTVTMETTSITMRSILSNIARMFDPLGLIAPVIIRAKLLMQELWLQKIGWDDPVPAHICNKWKSVTDDWKDLADFKSERYVLLPNSEIQFHIFADASEVAYGACIYARCEDQQAQVRVTLLASKSRVAPLKRVTLPRLELCAAVLAVHLHHRVRRAMKIDATESVFWSDSTVTLNWIASPPNTWKTFVANRVAEIQNYSHPRQWKHIPGTSNPADLVSRGMSAAEMLKSSMWRCGPDWLALPASNWPISNPSLATETDMETRQNDQLQNVIASKCSDLGITWHFTPPKAPHFGGLWEAAVKTAKRHLYRHLGSSRLSYEGYCTILQQIEAAMNSRPLLPLTDDPNDLAALTPAHFLIGTSMHAVPVPDYTRLKAYTLDELQSWQLLVQRFWKHWATEYLQEMQKDNKVVNRSEIVPGRLVILVDDSLPITRWPLARIVEIHPGEDQLTRVVKLKTAKGIITRPVTKICLLPVAKPSA; encoded by the exons atgtatcgGCAAGTCATTTTGCATCCCGATGATCGAAAATTGGTTCGCCTCTTCTTCCGCTTCTCACCGCATTCGCCGATTGAATTGTACGAGTTGAATACTGTGACATATGGTTTGTCTCCATCATCGTTCTTGGCCACTCGTACATTGTTGCAGCTGGCGGAAGATGAAGGTGCTGATTATCCACTTGCTACACCTGCgctgaaacacaatttctacGTTGACGACTTCATTGGTGGAGCCAACAGCGTGGATGAAGCTCGCAAGCTTCGTCAGCAGCTATCTGAGTTGCTATCCAAGGGAGGGTTTGAGCTCAGAAAGTGGACATCCAACTGTTTGGACGTGCTTACCGGTTTACCAGTGGAACACATCGGCACACAGTCATCGCTGCAGTTTGCGCCGAACGAGACGGTAAAGGCACTTGGCATCGCTTGGAAGCCCGAACTcgacgttttgtgtttcgagtCGACGGTAACAATGGAAACCACCAGCATCACCATGCGGTCCATATTGTCAAACATTGCTCGAATGTTTGATCCTCTTGGGTTGATCGCTCCAGTCATCATACGCGCGAAACTGCTGATGCAGGAGTTGTGGCTGCAGAAAATCGGGTGGGATGATCCGGTTCCTGCACATATctgcaacaaatggaaatcggTTACTGACGACTGGAAGGATTTGGCTGACTTCAAAAGTGAACGTTATGTGCTTTTACCTAACTCTGAAATACAGTTCCATATATTTGCAGACGCGTCAGAGGTTGCATATGGTGCCTGTATTTACGCTCGTTGTGAGGACCAGCAGGCACAGGTACGAGTGACTCTGCTCGCGTCGAAATCTCGGGTGGCTCCACTGAAACGTGTTACGTTACCGAGATTGGAGCTTTGCGCAGCCGTGCTAGCAGTACATCTGCATCATCGTGTTCGACGGGCGATGAAAATCGATGCGACCGAATCGGTTTTCTGGTCGGATTCAACTGTGACGCTAAACTGGATTGCGTCTCCACCCAACACCTGGAAAACATTCGTGGCGAATCGTGTTGCTGAGATCCAGAATTATTCGCATCCCCGACAATGGAAGCACATTCCCGGTACATCGAATCCTGCAGACCTGGTGTCCCGAGGGATGTCCGCAGCTGAGATGCTGAAAAGTTCGATGTGGCGTTGTGGTCCCGATTGGTTGGCTTTACCTGCCTCTAACTGGCCTATTTCGAATCCATCACTGGCTACTGAAACGGATATGGAAACTCGTCAG aACGATCAGCTACAAAACGTCATCGCATCCAAATGTTCCGACTTGGGTATCACTTGGCACTTTACCCCACCTAAGGCCCCACATTTCGGTGGATTGTGGGAAGCCGCGGTAAAGACGGCCAAACGACATCTCTATCGGCACCTAGGCAGTTCGAGGCTGTCGTATGAAGGGTACTGCACCATTCTGCAGCAGATAGAAGCGGCAATGAACTCGCGTCCTTTGTTGCCGCTGACGGATGACCCGAATGATCTGGCGGCGCTTACTCCTGCGCACTTCCTTATTGGCACGTCGATGCATGCGGTGCCTGTTCCCGACTACACCCGCTTGAAGGCCTACACGTTAGACGAATTGCAGAGCTGGCAATTGCTTGTTCAACGCTTCTGGAAGCATTGGGCAACAGAATATCTGCAGGAGATGCAGAAGGATAACAAGGTGGTGAACCGTAGTGAGATAGTACCTGGCAGACTGGTCATCCTAGTGGACGATTCGCTTCCCATCACCCGATGGCCCCTCGCACGCATTGTCGAAATACATCCCGGAGAGGATCAGCTTACGCGTGTGGTGAAGCTGAAAACGGCGAAAGGTATAATTACGCGTCCAGTAACTAAAATTTGTCTGTTACCTGTTGCGAAGCCGTCTGCTTAG